A single window of Treponema denticola ATCC 35405 DNA harbors:
- the selA gene encoding L-seryl-tRNA(Sec) selenium transferase, whose amino-acid sequence MAKENTNPLARIPQVEKLLNEGILKNTAALIGRPFVVKKASEYLEDIRKKARAGGDVPLLKACAEEICKLCRPIIRTKITPVINATGIILHTNLGRSPLPENIWDRAKETASGYSSIEMDLRDGNRGKRFEFLNDCMSLLTGAEDALILNNNAAAVFLMLKALAGGKEVIVSRGQQVQIGGGFRIPEILEMAGCKLIEVGTTNITSLKDIQKAINENTAMVLWVHTSNYKIRGFTEQPSISEIKAILPQNIILAVDQGSGNLSLNVPEEPTVSSIIKEGADLVCFSGDKILGGPQAGWIVGKKNLVQTVAKNQLMRTYRVGRAVASLMQECLILYLNGGESAAQRALLLDQKKIKKRAEKIIASLKSGAGELVQKNFSLGGGSTPDTGFSSWAVKLNTKKPCEKLKTNLREMPIPIIGFIEEDSFYIHPASIEEKYDEYVIEALNKCL is encoded by the coding sequence ATGGCAAAAGAAAATACAAATCCGCTTGCAAGGATTCCGCAAGTTGAAAAACTTTTAAATGAAGGTATATTAAAAAATACGGCGGCTCTTATCGGAAGGCCCTTTGTCGTAAAAAAGGCCTCGGAGTATTTGGAAGACATACGCAAAAAGGCAAGGGCCGGAGGAGATGTTCCTTTACTTAAGGCCTGTGCCGAAGAGATATGCAAACTATGCAGACCCATAATCCGCACAAAAATTACGCCCGTAATAAATGCAACGGGGATAATCCTCCATACAAACCTCGGCCGCTCTCCCCTGCCTGAAAATATTTGGGACAGGGCAAAGGAAACGGCTTCGGGCTATTCTTCTATCGAAATGGATTTGCGGGACGGAAACCGCGGAAAGAGGTTTGAGTTTTTAAATGACTGTATGAGTCTTTTGACCGGAGCCGAGGATGCCCTCATATTGAACAACAATGCGGCGGCTGTTTTTTTAATGTTAAAGGCCCTCGCAGGCGGAAAGGAAGTCATAGTTTCCCGCGGCCAGCAGGTTCAAATAGGCGGAGGTTTCCGTATCCCCGAAATTTTGGAGATGGCAGGCTGTAAACTCATCGAGGTCGGCACAACAAATATCACAAGCCTTAAGGACATTCAAAAAGCAATAAACGAAAACACGGCCATGGTGCTTTGGGTTCATACCTCAAACTATAAGATACGGGGCTTTACGGAGCAGCCTTCAATTTCAGAAATCAAGGCTATCCTTCCGCAAAACATAATCCTCGCAGTGGATCAGGGCTCGGGAAACCTATCCTTAAACGTTCCCGAAGAGCCCACGGTTTCTTCAATTATAAAGGAAGGAGCGGATTTGGTTTGCTTTTCGGGAGATAAGATTTTGGGAGGACCGCAGGCAGGCTGGATTGTAGGTAAAAAAAATCTCGTTCAAACCGTAGCTAAAAATCAGCTCATGCGAACCTACCGGGTAGGCAGGGCAGTAGCAAGCCTTATGCAAGAATGCCTCATCCTCTATTTAAACGGAGGAGAATCGGCAGCTCAAAGGGCGCTCCTTTTAGATCAAAAGAAAATAAAAAAGCGTGCCGAAAAAATAATTGCAAGTCTAAAAAGCGGAGCCGGAGAATTGGTGCAAAAAAACTTTTCCCTGGGAGGAGGCAGCACCCCGGACACGGGCTTCAGCTCTTGGGCCGTAAAACTAAATACAAAAAAGCCTTGCGAAAAACTAAAAACGAATTTACGCGAAATGCCGATTCCGATAATAGGCTTTATCGAAGAAGACTCTTTTTATATTCATCCTGCAAGTATCGAAGAAAAATATGATGAATATGTAATCGAGGCTTTAAACAAGTGTTTGTAA
- the uvrC gene encoding excinuclease ABC subunit UvrC, with protein sequence MAEITTREKLHEVALSAPKTSGVYLWKDKAGTVIYVGKAKSLKNRLSSYFTSNRDIKTRILVSRAESIEYIQTENEYEALLLENTLIKKHKPRYNINLKDGKTYPVLKLTNEEFPKVYRTRNIKNDGSKYFGPFPNVSAVDMFLTLIKHNYTLRQCKQLKKRETPCLYFHIGRCKAPCCGKISAEEYGKDIEEITLLLEGEMEDVSGTLKEKMKEAAEKKEFEKAARLRDGIQAVYALRGQNIVQDMDPESRDYIAWAFEGAMVSIAVLKMRNGRLVGRDLYRSHSLKEEGEILSEFISAYYTSANEVPPKIFIPQAAEGNALIEKWLNEELHAKTRISIIPLEKESLAAEERSAADSLTEIEEAASKTIGYAVKEPAPLSAQEEKLNLSPAEIKHHKAALKMARFNAKEDAMRRLREQGDFAAVEDLQKRLNLPCLPQRIEGFDIAHLGGTFTVAALISFKEGNPDKKNYRIFRLKNTDGVIDDYASMREVIARRYTRLLNEGADLPDLILIDGGIGQVNAASKIVDALDLGIPVIGLAEKNEEVYFPHNSKPVILPRRSDALRLLQRIRDEAHRFSNTRNNKLRRANKLKTEFENLPHIGKKRAHVLLKAFGSTENLKTLTAQALSETAKISLKQAEEVLDAVKTTNNNN encoded by the coding sequence ATGGCGGAAATTACTACGCGTGAAAAACTGCATGAGGTTGCTCTCTCGGCTCCGAAAACGAGCGGGGTTTATCTTTGGAAGGATAAGGCCGGAACGGTTATCTATGTCGGGAAGGCTAAATCTTTAAAGAACCGGCTCAGCTCTTATTTTACATCGAACAGGGATATTAAAACCCGAATCCTGGTTTCCCGTGCCGAGTCAATCGAGTACATTCAAACCGAAAACGAGTATGAAGCCCTCCTCTTGGAAAATACTCTAATCAAAAAACATAAGCCGAGATACAATATAAATCTAAAAGACGGGAAAACCTATCCCGTCTTAAAATTAACCAATGAAGAATTTCCGAAAGTTTACCGCACTCGGAATATTAAAAATGACGGCTCAAAATATTTCGGGCCGTTTCCCAATGTTTCGGCCGTCGATATGTTTTTAACTCTTATAAAACATAATTATACCCTGCGTCAATGTAAGCAATTAAAAAAGCGGGAGACTCCCTGCCTTTATTTCCACATCGGAAGATGTAAGGCTCCATGCTGCGGCAAGATAAGTGCAGAAGAATACGGTAAGGATATAGAAGAAATTACCCTACTTTTAGAAGGCGAAATGGAAGATGTTTCCGGCACCTTAAAAGAAAAGATGAAAGAGGCGGCAGAAAAAAAAGAGTTTGAAAAGGCTGCCCGTCTCCGCGACGGAATACAGGCAGTCTATGCTCTTCGCGGACAAAACATAGTTCAAGACATGGACCCCGAAAGCCGCGATTATATTGCATGGGCATTTGAAGGAGCCATGGTCAGCATAGCCGTTTTAAAGATGAGAAACGGACGGCTTGTCGGCCGCGACCTTTACCGTTCGCACAGCTTAAAAGAAGAAGGAGAAATTCTATCCGAATTTATATCGGCTTATTACACTTCGGCAAACGAAGTTCCGCCTAAAATATTTATTCCGCAAGCTGCCGAAGGAAACGCCCTCATCGAAAAATGGCTTAACGAGGAGCTTCACGCAAAGACAAGAATAAGCATTATTCCATTAGAAAAAGAAAGTCTTGCAGCAGAAGAAAGATCAGCAGCAGACAGTCTTACAGAAATCGAAGAAGCGGCTTCCAAAACAATCGGCTACGCCGTTAAAGAGCCGGCACCTTTGAGTGCCCAAGAAGAAAAGCTGAATCTTTCTCCGGCTGAAATTAAACACCACAAGGCGGCATTGAAGATGGCTCGTTTTAATGCAAAAGAAGATGCTATGCGCCGCCTAAGAGAACAGGGAGATTTCGCCGCTGTTGAAGACTTGCAAAAAAGGCTTAACCTGCCCTGCCTTCCGCAGCGTATCGAAGGCTTCGACATTGCTCACCTCGGCGGCACATTTACGGTCGCTGCCCTGATTTCTTTTAAAGAAGGAAATCCGGACAAAAAGAATTACAGAATATTCAGGTTAAAAAATACTGACGGCGTAATCGATGACTATGCTTCGATGAGAGAAGTAATAGCCCGCCGCTATACCCGCCTTCTCAACGAGGGTGCAGACCTCCCCGATCTAATTCTTATAGACGGAGGCATTGGGCAGGTAAATGCTGCAAGCAAAATCGTAGACGCCCTCGATCTCGGCATTCCGGTTATCGGCCTTGCCGAAAAAAATGAAGAGGTTTATTTTCCGCACAATTCGAAACCTGTCATCTTGCCGCGAAGAAGCGATGCCCTCCGCCTTCTTCAAAGAATCCGAGATGAGGCACACCGCTTTTCAAACACAAGGAACAATAAACTCCGCAGGGCAAACAAACTTAAAACCGAATTTGAAAACCTTCCCCACATCGGAAAAAAGAGAGCCCATGTTTTGTTAAAAGCCTTCGGCAGCACGGAAAACCTAAAAACGCTAACAGCCCAAGCTCTTTCCGAAACCGCAAAGATTTCTTTAAAACAAGCAGAAGAAGTTTTGGATGCGGTGAAGACGACCAATAATAATAATTGA